In the Leishmania panamensis strain MHOM/PA/94/PSC-1 chromosome 30 sequence genome, one interval contains:
- a CDS encoding hypothetical protein (TriTrypDB/GeneDB-style sysID: LpmP.30.0200), whose product MTKVLDVSRETSPSAPPHTESIYLLTSTSLSDVEFKDPATQSQALVGLPRVQSVDAVHRFCDTYAEALSRVHHVLLPGGVSPLQCWLIKKFLERVPQARLVCNRFGHALLTNAVFHDGVRRAVLENTPNTPSELLRFAELPEDRVSAVTDGDAVTISVTNAAAESSASVPVRALRVVAVKSKGQQQRRREHNQTHHPAHFTNELLFYYDDIFSALFVGHTLHRLPWLSTVLTEASRELLLPMPPPLAMQHPLSRPSPLLDTWRVSESCEDVVEALRRTPELERVLASSYGELCGSVEDCIAGLESSSDALERLRSRLARRLATDTSRDVHRWSTALLKRILQEVVCTQKASEPTSTEMQEAFLCWARTGGEWGRLATCLTHAAMMLPPSTDTEEAASASSSATDTGAAPFSVSGAGESGVPESLEGAHGVELLVAVFNRKGLHGLTRTVQRETIDVRVFLAMSEEDLKRVFKATFGITKRLELLQEELRRSL is encoded by the coding sequence ATGACGAAGGTGCTTGACGTGTCTCGCGAGACGTCACCGAGCGCCCCGCCCCATACGGAGTCTATCTATCTCCTGACCTCCACGAGTCTCTCCGATGTTGAGTTCAAGGATCCAGCAACGCAGTCGCAGGCCCTTGTTGGGCTGCCGCGGGTGCAGAGCGTCGACGCCGTGCACCGCTTCTGTGACACGTACGCCGAAGCACTGAGCCGCGTTCAccacgtcctcctccctggTGGCGTCTCTCCCCTCCAGTGCTGGCTCATCAAGAAGTTCCTCGAACGCGTTCCGCAGGCGCGGCTGGTGTGCAACCGCTTTGGGCACGCACTGCTAACAAACGCCGTGTTTCATGATGGCGTGCGGCGCGCAGTGTTAGAGAACACACCCAACACACCctcggagctgctgcgctttgcAGAGCTTCCGGAGGATCGCGTGTCGGCCGTGACGGACGGCGATGCGGTGACAATTAGCGTGACGAATGCGGCGGCAGAGTCGTCCGCATCGGTACCAGTGCGGGCGCTGCGTGTTGTGGCTGTCAAGAGCAAgggacagcagcaacgacgcaggGAGCACAACCAGACCCACCACCCAGCCCATTTCACCAACGAGCTGCTCTTCTACTATGATGACATCTTCAGCGCGCTTTTCGTGGGTCacacgctgcaccgcttgCCGTGGCTCTCCACAGTGCTCACAGAGGCCTCGCGCGAGCTTCTGCTGCCCATGCCGCCTCCACTTGCCATGCAACACCCGCTCAGCCGACCCAGCCCGCTGCTCGACACATGGCGGGTGTCAGAGAGCTGTGAGGACGTAGttgaggcgctgcgccgtaCGCCAGAGCTGGAGCGCGTCCTTGCAAGCTCCTACGGTGAGctctgcggcagcgtggAGGACTGCATCGCAGGTCTGGAGAGCAGTAGCGATGCTCTCGAGCGTCTGCGCAGTCGGCTTGCGCGGCGACTCGCCACTGACACGAGTCGTGATGTGCATCGTTGGTCTACAGCGCTTCTGAAGCGCATTCTGCAAGAGGTGGTGTGTACGCAGAAGGCAAGCGAGCCGACGAGCACCGAGATGCAGGAGGCATTCCTCTGCTGGGCACGAacaggaggagagtgggggCGTCTCGCCACGTGCCTCACCCACGCCGCAATGATGCTCCCACCTTCAACGGACACGGAGGaggccgccagcgcctcttcATCTGCTACTGacaccggcgctgcgcctttTAGTGTATCCGGGGCTGGAGAGTCTGGCGTGCCGGAGTCGCTGGAGGGTGCACATGGCGTGGAGCTGCTAGTGGCGGTGTTCAACCGAAAGGGATTGCACGGACTCACTCGCACGGTGCAGCGCGAGACGATCGATGTGCGGGTGTTCCTGGCCATGTCGGAGGAGGACTTGAAGAGGGTATTCAAGGCAACTTTTGGTATCACTAAGCGACTTGAGTTGCTGCAAGAGGAGTTACGAAGGAGCTTGTAG
- a CDS encoding hypothetical protein (TriTrypDB/GeneDB-style sysID: LpmP.30.0210), producing the protein MLRYPSRAPLHLLTVRSSSGTVAHPALLTCSRRFTDKVLIGSCSSLFTCSTTTGLFHLLVTPVSPSVALATLATAAASGALCVVDGGSLNGTTFGAVVGIFIGAMGGFYAKSQKEPWRK; encoded by the coding sequence ATGCTCCGTTATCCCTCCCGTGCGCCGTTGCACTTGCTGACGGTGCgtagcagcagtggcacagTGGCACATCCAGCCCTCCTCACCTGTAGCCGCCGCTTCACAGATAAGGTACTGATCGGCtcgtgctcttctcttttcacgTGCTCAACGACGACAGGGCTTTTTCATCTACTGGTCACCCCTGTCAGCCCTTCTGTTGCCTTGGCAACgctggcgacagcagcagcgagcggcgCCTTGTGCGTcgtcgacggcggcagcttgAACGGCACAACCTTTGGTGCCGTTGTCGGCATCTTCATTGGCGCTATGGGCGGCTTCTACGCCAAGTCACAGAAGGAGCCGTGGCGCAAGTAG
- a CDS encoding ribosomal RNA adenine dimethylase family protein, putative (TriTrypDB/GeneDB-style sysID: LpmP.30.0220) codes for MPKEPRAVPMGIICAEPIHAASRKIKFGTKVITLGKSTPQGHRRGAAAAGRQEKVGPGVRAGGSQSGIVFNKGFGQHILKNPLVIAAIVEKSAIKPTDVVVEIGPGTGNLTEKLLQTAKKVIAFEIDPRMVAELNKRFQNTPLASKLQIIRGNCLEQDFPYFDKCVANVPYAISSALVFKLLKTPTFKCAVLMFQREFALRVCAQPGSEAYCRLSVNSQLLARCSHLMKISRNSFNPPPKVESSVIRLDPKCPPPDVDFEEWDGLVKMLFNRKNKKASSIFRTKVAVQALYDKYVSYRRMESGQPVGSAASSSIVDASTPMSLEQFRVLLDSVIADPMFEARSRMLDEEALMTMLAHFIKHGIHFI; via the coding sequence ATGCCGAAGGAGCCGCGGGCGGTGCCGATGGGCATCATTTGCGCAGAGCCCATTCACGCTGCGTCCCGCAAGATCAAGTTCGGCACCAAGGTAATCACACTAGGCAAGTCCACCCCACAAGGGCACAggcgcggcgcggcagctgcgggtCGCCAAGAGAAGGTGGGCCCTGGTGTTAGGGCTGGCGGCAGTCAGTCCGGCATCGTCTTCAACAAAGGCTTTGGCCAGCATATTCTCAAGAACCCGCTTGTCATTGCCGCCATTGTTGAAAAGTCTGCAATCAAACCCACCGACGTTGTCGTCGAGATCGGCCCTGGCACGGGTAACTTGacggagaagctgctgcagacggcGAAGAAGGTGATCGCCTTCGAGATTGACCCGCGCATGGTGGCGGAGCTGAACAAGCGCTTCCAGAATACGCCTCTGGCCTCGAAGTTGCAGATTATCCGTGGCAATTGCCTTGAGCAGGACTTTCCCTACTTTGACAAGTGTGTGGCGAACGTCCCGTACGCCATTTCATCGGCGCTGGTGTTCAAGTTGCTCAAGACACCCACTTTCAAATGTGCGGTGCTCATGTTTCAGCGCGAGTTCGCCCTGCGCGTCTGTGCGCAGCCCGGGTCGGAGGCCTACTGCCGACTCTCCGTAAactcgcagctgctcgctcGCTGTAGTCACCTCATGAAGATCAGCAGGAATAGCTTTAACCCTCCGCCAAAGGTCGAGTCGAGCGTCATTCGGCTCGACCCCAAGTGCCCACCACCTGATGTGGATTTCGAGGAGTGGGACGGACTCGTGAAAATGCTCTTCAACCGTAAAAACAAGAAGGCCTCGTCCATATTTCGCACTAAGGTCGCTGTGCAGGCCCTCTACGATAAGTACGTGAGCTACCGGCGGATGGAGAGCGGTCAACCTGTCGGGTCCGCCGCATCTAGTAGCATTGTGGATGCCAGTACTCCTATGTCGCTAGAGCAGTTCCGCGTGTTGCTGGACTCGGTGATTGCGGACCCCATGTTCGAAGCACGCAGTCGCATgctcgacgaggaggcgctcaTGACTATGCTTGCCCACTTCATCAAGCACGGCATTCACTTCATTTGA
- a CDS encoding ubiquitin hydrolase, putative (TriTrypDB/GeneDB-style sysID: LpmP.30.0260) gives MSLSSQGSAPWKFRGDATASIGAITAVEFDPDVELLWVCDAFGTLMSFSLQSQGQGEAPAWVNYSSFSVSSRPATSIFFLNIGGERMVTVADREVIRGYKRGGVLMMCLPQPTAVQSYIDLFQANNSTGTMFYTGNAGLTRLILNNQETDQLTVSVEATVVALKQCDQWVATGSASGAVCVRSASDLSVVGHVSPSRNRVMALEVFDNTVMVAYSEWSATSFVKVFDVRKMSEAVSTIQDIPSGNVTQMRRYQDGFGLSSDRAFLLSPGGFHIIQLDQEKPVFSSSPLSEGSCTAVAVSPSNMCAAIGNDKGTFYALAHPATRDDYVMSTFIQPVRPKHPVYHHSWEEPSIADGFDDSADLGTLASNWPEEDYMILTVPQKLRCVNYESHSIVPNEWGLMRADSCLPDPKDKLSSILPNPYPFNTQLGDDPACAQEALLELRKDLKRKHKSSRGGGGEYSPMEDSLQVCYSVQHKLDWRSYNEIAQRVIGIDNSFPECWITPLLQSLYLCQPPEFPIRKVILRHLCKREFCMTCEIAFIFANMLSTSASVLGMKGEALPPIVPVAHFIRAVRQIRAFTNAGVFQRPKSRDDAVAKMHMAQRLVLETLHKDLQDQKAYPFMNYEAPPEYEAAIAALFGTEFTSNGRVHIEPRFYWEVPGSALKVDEGLQHLLKQLEGYKDQVQIKRLPPIIVLLLNPEHSNLKPPTSLKISRAGKEDYNYVLNSNIVHLADDIEDTGNFVSQQRIKDDSFSLVNDYRVTAPMKMQELERLVPALRSYSAVVTFYALDNLTTPPYARLDDSRTPNLWHLLGPLLTNDVLSRPLLRDPAKQAFRSPLASYTEIRAGDLIAIDAEYVVLKWASRDEGSEMFYVSQRKPHMGLARVSCILSSKDGDERTIVDDYVHIPEEIEDYVTQYSGIHPGDLDPLESSKSLTSLKSTYLKLRALVDGGVVFVGHGLAQDFRVCNIVVPRKQIIDTLEIFHKPGSRYLSLRFLAYHVLGESVQEDEHDSIEDARTSLRLYRKYQQLKIEGTFESVLDHLMAKGAETSWYVPDTKSLFRDIPQTPPVSVMGSPVLEMGKTVTADDDKDVDTFAMAAVVAAATDGDDDDEDGDNDTPIASEVLEAVRKSMES, from the coding sequence ATGAGTCTCAGCTCGCAGGGTAGCGCGCCGTGGAAGTTCCGCGGCGACGCCACGGCGTCTATCGGAGCCATTACGGCAGTGGAGTTCGACCCCGATGTAGAGCTGCTTTGGGTGTGCGATGCCTTCGGCACGCTCATGAGCTTctcgctgcagtcgcaggGCCAGGGCGAGGCCCCGGCATGGGTAAACTACTCGTCGTTCTCCGTCTCCAGCCGCCCTGCCACGAGCATTTTCTTCCTCAACATAGGTGGTGAGCGTatggtgacggtggcggaCCGGGAGGTGATCCGTGGGTACAAGCGCGGTGGCGTGCTGATGATGTGCCTGCCGCAGCCCACCGCCGTGCAGAGCTACATTGACCTCTTCCAGGCGAACAACAGCACCGGCACGATGTTCTACACCGGCAACGCTGGCCTGACGCGGCTGATCCTCAACAACCAGGAGACGGACCAGCTCACCGTTTCGGTAgaggcgacggtggtggcgctgaagcAGTGCGATCAATGGGTTGCCACCGGGAGCGCCTCTGGcgccgtgtgcgtgcgcagtgCGTCTGATCTTAGCGTGGTTGGCCACGTTTCCCCGTCGCGGAATCGCGTCATGGCACTGGAAGTGTTCGACAATACGGTGATGGTGGCCTACTCGGAGTGGTCGGCGACGTCCTTTGTGAAGGTGTTCGATGTGCGAAAGATGTCGGAGGCGGTGTCGACGATTCAGGACATCCCGTCTGGCAATGTGACGCAGATGCGCCGCTACCAAGACGGCTTCGGCCTGTCGAGCGACCGCGCGTTCCTGCTGTCACCCGGTGGCTTCCACATTATCCAGCTGGATCAGGAGAAGCCGGTGTTCTCGTCGAGCCCATTGAGCGAGGGAAGCTGCACAGCCGTGGCCGTCTCCCCGTCCAACATGTGCGCCGCCATTGGCAACGACAAGGGCACGTTCTACGCCCTCGCTCATCCTGCCACGCGAGACGACTATGTCATGTCCACGTTTATCCAGCCAGTGCGACCGAAGCACCCAGTCTACCACCACAGCTGGGAGGAGCCAAGCATCGCGGACGGCTTCGACGACTCGGCCGACCTCGGCACCCTCGCCTCCAACTGGCCGGAGGAGGACTACATGATCCTTACAGTTCCGCAGAAGCTCCGGTGCGTTAACTACGAGTCGCACAGCATTGTGCCAAACGAGTGGGGACTGATGCGGGCAGACAGCTGCTTGCCAGATCCGAAGGACAAGCTCAGCTCCATCTTGCCAAACCCATACCCCTTCAACACGCAGCTCGGCGACGACCCTGCATgcgcgcaggaggcgctgctcgagctACGTAAGGATTTGAAGCGCAAGCACAAGTCCtcgcgtggtggcggtggcgagtaCAGTCCGATGGAAGACTCCCTGCAAGTGTGCTATAGCGTTCAACACAAGCTGGACTGGCGCAGCTACAACGAGATTGCACAGCGTGTCATCGGCATTGACAACAGCTTCCCCGAGTGCTGGATTACACCACTTCTGCAGTCGCTCTATCTATGTCAGCCCCCCGAGTTTCCCATTCGCAAGGTCATCCTGCGGCACCTCTGCAAGCGAGAGTTCTGCATGACATGCGAGATCGCCTTCATCTTTGCCAACATGTTGTCCACGTCGGCGAGTGTGCTGGGTATGAAGggcgaggcgctgccgccgatTGTGCCGGTGGCGCACTTCATTCgggcggtgcggcagatCCGTGCCTTCACGAACGCGGGCGTGTTCCAGCGGCCAAAGAGCCGTGATGATGCGGTAGCGAAGATGCAcatggcgcagcggctggtgctggagacgctgcacAAGGATCTGCAGGATCAAAAGGCCTACCCCTTCATGAACTACGAGGCGCCGCCCGAGTATGAGGCGGCCATCGCAGCCCTCTTCGGCACTGAGTTCACGTCGAACGGCCGGGTGCACATTGAGCCGCGGTTCTATTGGGAGGTCCCTGGCTCCGCGCTCAAGGTGGATGAGGGACTGCAGCATCTcctgaagcagctggaggggTACAAGGATCAGGTGCAGATTAAGCGACTGCCGCCCATCATCGTCCTGTTGCTGAACCCGGAGCACAGCAATCTGAAGCCGCCCACAAGCCTCAAGATTTCGCGTGCGGGCAAAGAGGACTACAACTACGTGCTGAACAGCAACATTGTGCACCTTGCCGACGACATAGAGGACACGGGCAATTTCGTCAGTCAGCAGCGCATTAAGGATGACAGTTTTTCACTCGTGAACGACTACCGCGTGACGGCGCCGATGAAGATGCAGGAGCTTGAGCGCCTGGTGCCTGCTCTGCGCTCCTACTCGGCTGTGGTCACCTTCTACGCCCTTGACAATCTCACCACGCCGCCGTACGCCCGCCTAGACGACTCGCGCACACCGAACCTGTGGCACCTGCTTGGCCCCCTACTAACGAACGACGTGCTGTcgcgcccgctgctgcgagacCCAGCGAAGCAGGCCTTCAGATCGCCTTTGGCCTCGTACACGGAAATCAGAGCTGGCGACCTCATCGCAATCGACGCCGAGTACGTGGTGCTCAAGTGGGCGAGCCGCGATGAGGGCAGCGAGATGTTCTACGTGTCGCAGCGCAAGCCGCATATGGGCCTAGCGCGTGTGAGCTGCATCTTGAGCAGCAAAGATGGTGATGAGCGCACCATTGTGGATGACTACGTGCACATCCCGGAGGAGATCGAGGACTACGTGACGCAGTACAGCGGCATCCACCCCGGTGACCTCGACCCACTCGAGTCGTCCAAAAGCCTGACGTCGCTCAAGTCCACTTATTTAAAGTTGCGCGCGCTGGTCGACGGCGGTGTTGTCTTTGTTGGCCACGGCCTCGCTCAAGATTTCCGCGTGTGCAACATCGTCGTGCCGCGCAAGCAGATCATCGACACGCTCGAGATATTCCACAAGCCCGGCTCGCGCTACCTCTCACTGCGCTTCCTGGCATACCACGTGCTTGGCGAGAGCGTGCAGGAGGACGAGCATGACTCTATCGAGGATGCCCGCACGTCGCTGCGTCTCTACCGCAAGTACCAGCAGCTCAAGATTGAGGGCACCTTCGAGAGCGTACTGGACCATCTCATGGCAAAGGGCGCGGAGACGAGCTGGTACGTGCCGGATACGAAGTCGTTGTTTCGCGATATCCCGCAGACCCCACCAGTGTCCGTGATGGGTTCGCCCGTACTCGAGATGGGCAAGACCGTCACGGCAGACGACGACAAGGATGTGGACACGTTTGCGATGGCAGCggtagtggcggcggctaccgacggtgacgacgatgacgaggaTGGCGACAATGACACCCCAATTGCCAGTGAAGTGCTGGAGGCTGTGCGCAAGTCAATGGAGAGTTAA
- a CDS encoding hypothetical protein (TriTrypDB/GeneDB-style sysID: LpmP.30.0250), translating into MKPALAPIPPRAPRCENSFQSPSGIRIAYTKDWVKQHPVEGDGLCAHLYQYLHKNVKGREHTMSAVLLPDTVVFDHNFPRAWYAYDPKNNEIVKRPGSMLDAQTMYTHFAESVKGFDVVAQFFHTSVNVEEEWKAVLTPLQLKTHACADQQLTYVEFFTADALHSFLFDQKRKPDGVLQKFIIPKGEGSSRHNFQLQVIWTPYITTVYRRTNRCRLTDYVVPLANRAATFDGAPYLSEETLVADETKKHAMQLCESIADHFYATEKKRLSRLILYVKTDDQNRTWVLWSSCIRVAPDAMNPTLLRVPMCLNMRTEVLNNGGSTLARLQTRRHRQRQLLALDAELFELSRDFQFALTLNASHKRQAKALGLRDGGRGDRPPVRPTRWCGGEQVPVEPGNPLYPSFVALQVGNGGTASASVMLYGDGDSGSTQINRASAASQHDGAYVAGGADEFMLDPVAQVQEELVALAMDAWYATYSTMLADDPHVMPTAHVELAAPLVGTLTPEELQGLVEVLGLLPMPSDRTAATSPVSSTGGALTTPRSHYVVSPYLVTSGRRLDRPSVEVELDVVSYLEELFRRRGDEISRTYMVKFDHFL; encoded by the coding sequence ATGAAGCCAGCGCTGGCGCCGATCCCACCGAGGGCGCCGCGGTGCGAGAACAGTTTCCAGTCTCCGTCCGGCATTCGTATTGCTTACACAAAGGACTGGGTGAAGCAGCATCCGGTGGAGGGTGATGGCCTGTGCGCTCATCTCTACCAATACTTGCACAAGAACGTCAAGGGCAGGGAGCACACCATGTCTGCGGTGCTCTTGCCGGATACGGTAGTGTTCGACCACAACTTCCCCCGCGCATGGTACGCCTACGACCCCAAGAACAACGAAATCGTGAAGCGGCCGGGGTCGATGCTCGACGCGCAGACGATGTATACCCACTTTGCCGAATCTGTAAAGGGCTTCGACGTCGTTGCCCAGTTCTTCCACACGAGCGTCaatgtggaggaggagtggaagGCGGTACTTacgccactgcagctgaaGACGCACGCGTGCGCCGATCAGCAGCTCACATACGTGGAGTTCTTCACAGCTGACGCGCTGCACAGTTTTCTGTTTGACCAGAAGCGCAAGCCGGACGGCGTGCTGCAGAAGTTCATAATCCCCAAAGGTGAGGGGTCCAGCCGGCACAACTTTCAGCTGCAGGTGATCTGGACCCCGTACATCACGACAGTCTACCGTCGCACAAACCGCTGCCGGCTGACAGATTACGTTGTGCCGCTCGCAAATCGCGCCGCCACCTTTGATGGGGCGCCGTACCTCAGTGAGGAGACCCTCGTCGCTGACGAGACCAAGAAGCACGCGATGCAGCTCTGCGAGAGCATTGCAGACCACTTCTACGCgacagagaaaaagcgcCTTTCGCGTCTCATACTGTACGTGAAGACGGATGATCAGAACCGCACGTGGGTgctgtggagcagctgcattCGTGTCGCACCTGACGCCATGAACCCGACGCTGCTACGCGTGCCCATGTGCCTAAACATGCGGACGGAAGTGCTCAACAACGGTGGCAGCACGCTGGCGCGGCTGCAGACGCGCcgtcaccggcagcggcagcttctcGCGCTTGACGCGGAGCTCTTTGAGTTGTCACGTGACTTTCAGTTTGCTCTCACGCTGAACGCGTCCCACAAGCGGCAGGCGAAGGCGCTCGGGCTCCGCGATGGGGGGCGTGGAGACAGGCCGCCAGTGCGTCCCACACGGTGGTGCGGCGGGGAGCAGGTACCAGTGGAGCCAGGGAACCCGCTCTACCCGTCATTCGTGGCCCTTCAGGTGGGCAATGGCGGTACTGCCTCGGCAAGTGTCATGCTGTATGGggacggcgacagcggcagcacgcagATAAACCgggccagcgccgcctctcaGCACGATGGCGCCTACGTGGCCGGAGGTGCAGACGAGTTTATGCTCGACCCTGTTGCacaggtgcaggaggagctggttGCCTTGGCTATGGACGCATGGTATGCTACATACTCCACAATGCTGGCCGACGATCCTCATGTGATGCCGACGGCGCATGTCGAGCTGGCAGCCCCGCTCGTGGGCACACTGACGCCAGAGGAGCTGCAAGGGCTGGTGGAAGTACTGGGGCTTCTTCCTATGCCCAGCGATCGCACGGCTGCTACTTCTCCTGTAAGTTCTACTGGCGGTGCTTTGACTACCCCAAGGTCTCATTACGTGGTCTCCCCGTACTTGGTTACGTCTGGGCGGCGCCTGGATCGTCCGTCGGTCGAGGTGGAGCTCGACGTGGTGAGTTACCTCGAGGAGCTTTTCCGCCGTCGCGGAGACGAGATCAGCCGCACCTACATGGTGAAGTTTGACCACTTTCTATGA
- a CDS encoding hypothetical protein (TriTrypDB/GeneDB-style sysID: LpmP.30.0230): MNYLRTIVSDVKLKYRASRVVDECVLGREKPEFPKFLTECVTIADGHPELILSTIRLYLIYSQPESAYGGLLLLEQLVSLCNYAFHLALARDCDIQDLIIHLAVRRGEGEAHRKAQRLARLTLLEYSRVFVDDRDLMRLSGLVSSFEHRTHRSLMRCLNVQNRRVRFREVGVNDIVLISPEECLGYPSSSAGRPVKPLQLSSAPEVWPCHVCTYLNAPSATCCAACETLRTTDTSEHHSSPDMPSKTSPAFSTPVPTATATSPGSRSPVVPPLPMAERGAMERGDSQASSHASVEDMDETFPINNLVSTSEVQLYPSHGPPTVVCVGPVHLSHSATSTAVPAYMSDASEPISPSTDSELRDGADEGDCNSIGGSTAHAVASHAQEKGGCRSEFEYEINKEPSDATRQTVCATEATLCSTAAALPLITRPNSS, encoded by the coding sequence ATGAACTACCTGCGCACCATAGTGTCCGATGTGAAGCTCAAGTACAGGGCAAGTCGCGTTGTAGATGAGTGTGTGCTCGGTCGAGAGAAGCCTGAGTTTCCAAAGTTTCTGACGGAGTGTGTAACTATCGCGGACGGGCACCCGGAGCTGATCCTGTCGACCATTCGACTCTATCTCATATATAGTCAGCCGGAGAGTGCTTACGGAGGcctactgctgctggagcagctaGTTTCGCTATGCAACTATGCCTTCCACTTAGCCCTGGCGAGGGATTGCGACATACAAGACCTCATTATTCACTTAGCCGTGAGGCGCGGCGAAGGTGAGGCGCATCGGAAAGCGCAGCGACTCGCCCGCCTGACCCTGCTGGAGTACTCGCGTGTCTTCGTCGATGATCGCGATTTGATGCGGCTGTCCGGCTTAGTCTCCTCCTTTGAGCATCGCACGCACCGGAGTTTGATGCGATGCCTCAACGTGCAGAATAGGCGCGTGCGCTTTCGAGAAGTGGGGGTGAACGACATCGTTTTAATCAGCCCGGAGGAGTGCCTCGGCTACCCGAGCTCCTCTGCTGGCCGGCCTGtgaagccgctgcagctgagctcGGCACCTGAAGTGTGGCCATGCCATGTATGCACGTACCTCAACGCCCCGTCCGCCAcatgctgcgctgcctgcgaGACACTGCGCACCACAGATACATCGGAGCACCACTCCTCACCAGACATGCCGTCGAAGACGTCACccgccttctccacaccAGTCCCGACGGCGACTGCCACGAGCCCAGGAAGTCGCTCGCCCGTTgttccgccgctgccgatggCCGAGAGGGGCGCGATGGAGAGAGGTGACTCCCAGGCGTCGAGTCATGCCAGTGTGGAGGACATGGATGAGACGTTTCCCATCAACAACTTGGTCAGTACTTCCGAGGTGCAGCTCTACCCATCTCATGGTCCGCCGACagtcgtgtgcgtgggccCGGTGCACCTGTCtcacagcgccaccagcactgCGGTGCCGGCGTACATGTCAGACGCATCAGAACCCATATCACCGTCGACAGACAGTGAGCTCAGGGATGGGGCTGACGAAGGGGACTGCAACAGCATTGGAGGCTCCACAGCTCACGCTGTAGCATCGCACGCGCAGGAAAAGGGAGGTTGCCGAAGCGAGTTCGAGTATGAAATCAACAAGGAACCGTCGGATGCAACACGCCAAACAGTTTGCGCAACGGAGGCAACACTGTGCAGcacggccgctgcgctgccgctgattACGCGACCGAACTCTTCTTGA
- a CDS encoding mitochondrial solute carrier, putative (TriTrypDB/GeneDB-style sysID: LpmP.30.0240) encodes MSFDSSRGYRSTFGYRTATPYQEPIAHRQGYTETQLTTRQHGAVIVGCSTACAFVTVPIAKLDRFYFLSDVPGESGRIYMSDKRAQLFRVVFHTRWWQGRSVVWLAADYGFLLATFAMLRHWLETATVTAQWNSRRRGFVAGAVTGVLYATMRHPYDVLRATAEALAGPHQFRGAADVLVTALRERPRVLLGVYRGFSVAVLSRSLQFALQFGLYNWMRYDGVYRHSMVLFLYCHLATFLGVMAQYPVHSLRQELRVLNAATRGRPKSYRSLFLDLRRRHGITKLYDGFFRSKPILNAVPMALLMTAYDMCTRRFTEYLHPEATAVPTHTQSFTSVAAPPYVTHPPPYEFVRKTP; translated from the coding sequence ATGAGCTTCGATAGCTCGAGAGGCTACCGCAGCACCTTCGGCTACCGCACCGCAACCCCCTACCAGGAGCCTATCGCCCACCGACAAGGGTACACGGAGACGCAACTCACGACGCGCCAGCACGGAGCCGTCATCGTGGGCTGCTCCACAGCTTGCGCGTTCGTGACGGTGCCCATTGCGAAGTTGGATCGCTTTTATTTTCTCAGCGACGTTCCTGGTGAGTCGGGCCGCATTTACATGTCCGATAAGCGAGCACAGCTTTTTCGGGTGGTGTTTCACACGCGATGGTGGCAGGGCCGCTCCGTTGTCTGGCTGGCAGCGGACTACGGCTTCCTGCTCGCCACCTTTGCCATGCTGCGACACTGGTTGGAGACGGCGACGGTCACGGCCCAATGgaacagccgccgccgcggctttGTCGCTGGCGCTGTGACCGGTGTTCTGTACGCCACGATGCGCCATCCGTACGACGTGCTGCGTGCAACGGCAGAAGCCCTGGCGGGGCCACACCAGTttcgcggcgccgcggacgTCCTCGTCACGGCGCTGAGAGAGCGACCGCGGGTGCTACTTGGTGTGTATCGCGGTTTCTCCGTCGCGGTGCTAAGTCGTTCGTTGCAGTTTGCTCTTCAGTTTGGCCTCTACAACTGGATGCGTTACGACGGGGTCTACCGCCATTCCATGGTGTTGTTCCTTTACTGCCACCTCGCCACGTTTCTTGGCGTGATGGCTCAGTACCCAGTGCACTCTCTGCGACAAGAACTGCGAGTCCTCAACGCCGCCACACGTGGGCGACCGAAGAGTTATCGTTCACTCTTCCTCGATctgcgccggcgccacgGCATCACTAAGTTGTACGACGGCTTCTTTAGGAGTAAGCCAATTCTGAACGCGGTTCCGATGGCGTTGCTAATGACCGCGTACGACATGTGCACTCGGCGCTTCACAGAGTATCTGCACCCCGAGGCGACAGCAGTGCCGACCCACACGCAGTCCTTCACGTCTGTTGCGGCCCCCCCATACGTGACGCACCCGCCACCTTACGAATTTGTGCGCAAAACCCCGTGA